Proteins from a genomic interval of Streptomyces sp. NBC_01445:
- a CDS encoding helix-turn-helix domain-containing protein, translating to MSDNELGTYLRTRREAVTPAEVGLPTGTRRRTPGLRRSELATLAGISVEYLTRLEQGRDRNPSPPVLGALADALLLPVDERFLLRRLAKESGGDAMFCAGAAAAPPLRTVRPTVRALLDRLESTPAVLVNWIGDVIAHTDAYDRYARPLGILDARQPNIVRYVFTDERARTAYAEWDRVADEQVSHLRHGASIHDPHVAALADELTVTAGAPFADRLAAVPSLPRRTGVDVVAHPEVGSLRLAFETLSLPDADGQRLVVHLPADDATSAALDRLNGRRPGALRAVKG from the coding sequence TGGGCACCTATCTGCGCACCCGGCGCGAAGCCGTCACACCCGCCGAGGTGGGACTGCCCACCGGCACCCGGCGCCGTACCCCGGGCCTGCGCCGCTCCGAGCTGGCCACGCTCGCCGGCATCAGCGTCGAATACCTCACCCGTCTCGAACAGGGCCGCGATCGCAACCCGTCACCCCCGGTCCTCGGCGCCCTCGCCGACGCGCTGCTCCTGCCCGTCGACGAGCGCTTCCTGCTCCGCCGCCTCGCGAAGGAGTCCGGCGGGGATGCCATGTTCTGCGCCGGGGCCGCGGCCGCTCCCCCCTTGCGCACGGTCCGGCCCACCGTGCGCGCACTCCTCGACCGCCTCGAATCCACCCCGGCCGTCCTGGTCAACTGGATCGGCGACGTCATCGCCCACACCGACGCCTACGACCGGTACGCCCGCCCACTCGGCATCCTCGACGCCCGACAGCCGAACATCGTGCGGTACGTCTTCACCGACGAGCGCGCCCGCACCGCGTACGCCGAATGGGACCGCGTGGCCGACGAGCAGGTCTCCCACCTCCGGCACGGGGCATCGATCCACGACCCGCACGTCGCCGCGCTCGCCGACGAGCTGACCGTCACCGCGGGGGCGCCCTTCGCGGACCGGCTCGCCGCCGTGCCCTCCCTGCCCCGGCGTACCGGCGTGGACGTCGTCGCGCACCCCGAGGTCGGCTCACTGCGCCTGGCGTTCGAGACGCTGTCCCTGCCCGACGCCGACGGTCAGCGGCTCGTCGTCCACCTCCCGGCAGACGACGCCACCTCGGCCGCCCTCGACCGGCTCAACGGCCGCAGGCCCGGGGCGCTGCGCGCGGTCAAGGGCTGA